Proteins from one Camelina sativa cultivar DH55 chromosome 8, Cs, whole genome shotgun sequence genomic window:
- the LOC104707296 gene encoding ATG8-interacting protein 2-like, whose product MEVEELFDWELLHGSDTEPTDSITSEKKLVSSSVIGVGKILSDHFSVDTSHYGVLEPADSFRVNYGSDPLNQEEVWGDSEVRVSVFEALDEKHLKSEAAADGTGVEEPIEDSSKSWSESDSGGDELVSRIVNGEDEIVSHSRVVSTVEVGDVRCGDECSSRETVWWKVPFVLLKYSASRVDPVWSVSLAAAVIDFVLLGRRRLYDTKKNPQRFNLKVTIDDKKASQVMSQAARLNQVFTEVRRVPVVRPALPSPGAWPALSLR is encoded by the exons ATGGAGGTGGAGGAGTTGTTTGATTGGGAGCTGCTTCATGGCTCTGACACGGAACCAACTGATTCTATCACGTCAGAGAAGAAACTTGTGAGTTCAAGTGTAATCGGTGTTGGTAAGATTCTCTCTGATCATTTCTCTGTTGATACGAGCCATTACGGTGTTTTGGAACCTGCTGATTCTTTCCGGGTCAATTACGGGTCGGATCCTCTGAATCAGGAAGAGGTTTGGGGTGATAGTGAGGTCAGGGTAAGTGTTTTTGAAGCTCTTGACGAGAAGCACCTCAAGAGTGAGGCTGCTGCTGATGGAACTGGTGTTGAAGAGCCTATTGAGGATTCGAGCAAGTCTTGGTCTGAATCTGATTCAGGGGGTGATGAATTGGTTTCTCGGATTGTGAATGGTGAAGATGAGATTGTTTCTCATAGTAGAGTTGTATCTACTGTAGAAGTTGGGGATGTGAGATGTGGTGATGAGTGTAGTAGTAGAGAGACAGTGTGGTGGAAAGTGCCATTTGTGCTTCTCAAGTACTCTGCATCTAGGGTTGATCCAGTTTGGTCTGTTTCTTTGGCTGCAGCAGtgattgattttgttctctTGGGACGGCGGAGGTTGTATGATACGAAAAAGAACCCTCAAAGGTTCAACCTTAAAGTTACAATTGATGATAAG AAGGCGTCGCAGGTGATGAGTCAGGCAGCCCGACTCAATCAAGTGTTCACAGAGGTAAGAAGGGTTCCTGTGGTCCGCCCTGCTCTGCCATCTCCTGGTGCATGGCCAGCTTTGAGCCTTAGATGA
- the LOC104707297 gene encoding elongator complex protein 6 isoform X3 codes for MDRSVNLLDLALGFDEQQLANQSPLNGKVVLIEDCVETSGSFVLHQLMKRVLSPNSSDALIVLAFARPFSHYDRILRKLGCNLAAHKTNNRLVFFDMLMVKCSDGDKVEDNVSAVAKLFREIQETVRKLQSVTSGNITVMVDDMSLLEIATTGSNSEHVLDFLHYCHTLSSESNCSLVILNHEDIYASMERPAFLLQMVCLADVVIKAGPLASGLANDVHGQLTVLNKGISNSGRGSSRNKLQNFQFRIKENGIDYFYPGCRSC; via the exons AGCAGCTAGCCAATCAATCGCCACTAAATGGGAAAGTAGTACTAATCGAAGACTGTGTAGAGACGAGTGGCTCGTTCGTGCTTCACCAGCTGATGAAACGTGTTCTCTCCCCTAATTCCTCTGACGCCCTAATCGTTCTCGCTTTTGCTCGCCCTTTCTCTCATTATGATCGAATCTTGCGTAAACTG GGATGTAATTTAGCTGCCCACAAGACGAATAATCGATTGGTGTTCTTTGACATGCTCATGGTTAAGTGCTCAG ATGGTGATAAAGTGGAAGACAATGTGAGTGCAGTTGCAAAACTGTTTCGAGAGATACAAGAAACCGTTCGAAAGCTACAGAGTGTAACAAGTGGTAACATAACCGTTATGGTGGATGATATGTCTCTCCTGGAAATTGCTACTACCGGCAGCAATTCAGAGCACGTCTTGGACTTCCTGCACTATTGCCACACCTTAAGTTCTGAAAGC AATTGTTCATTGGTCATTCTCAATCATGAAGATATATACGCGAGTATGGAGAGACCTGCGTTTTTGCTACAGATGGTGTGTCTTGCAGATGTTGTGATAAAGGCAGGGCCTTTAGCCTCTGGTTTAGCTAATGATGTACATGGCCAA TTGACTGTTTTGAACAAGGGCATAAGCAATTCAGGACGAGGTAGCTCGAGGAACAAGTTGCAGAATTTTCAATTTAGGATCAAGGAAAATGGTATCGATTATTTTTATCCTGGCTGCAGAAGCTGTTGA
- the LOC104709597 gene encoding molybdopterin synthase sulfur carrier subunit produces MDGTEQVNKELTKIEVDDTSSSVEIKVLLFARARELTGVPDLTLKMPSGSTTQKCMDELVLKFPNLKEVRSCVVLALNEEYTTDSAIVQHRDELAIIPPISGG; encoded by the coding sequence ATGGACGGTACAGAACAAGTGAACAAAGAGctcacaaagattgaagttGATGACACTTCATCATCAGTGGAGATCAAAGTGTTGTTATTCGCCAGAGCTCGCGAGCTCACAGGCGTGCCTGATCTAACACTGAAGATGCCATCAGGTAGCACAACACAGAAATGCATGGACGAGTTGGTTCTCAAGTTCCCAAACTTGAAAGAGGTACGTAGCTGTGTGGTTCTTGCCCTGAACGAGGAATATACAACCGATTCCGCCATTGTTCAACATAGAGATGAGTTAGCCATCATACCTCCGATAAGTGGCGGCTAA
- the LOC104707297 gene encoding elongator complex protein 6 isoform X2 — MDRSVNLLDLALGFDEQQLANQSPLNGKVVLIEDCVETSGSFVLHQLMKRVLSPNSSDALIVLAFARPFSHYDRILRKLGCNLAAHKTNNRLVFFDMLMVKCSADGDKVEDNVSAVAKLFREIQETVRKLQSVTSGNITVMVDDMSLLEIATTGSNSEHVLDFLHYCHTLSSESNCSLVILNHEDIYASMERPAFLLQMVCLADVVIKAGPLASGLANDVHGQLTVLNKGISNSGRGSSRNKLQNFQFRIKENGIDYFYPGCRSC, encoded by the exons AGCAGCTAGCCAATCAATCGCCACTAAATGGGAAAGTAGTACTAATCGAAGACTGTGTAGAGACGAGTGGCTCGTTCGTGCTTCACCAGCTGATGAAACGTGTTCTCTCCCCTAATTCCTCTGACGCCCTAATCGTTCTCGCTTTTGCTCGCCCTTTCTCTCATTATGATCGAATCTTGCGTAAACTG GGATGTAATTTAGCTGCCCACAAGACGAATAATCGATTGGTGTTCTTTGACATGCTCATGGTTAAGTGCTCAG CAGATGGTGATAAAGTGGAAGACAATGTGAGTGCAGTTGCAAAACTGTTTCGAGAGATACAAGAAACCGTTCGAAAGCTACAGAGTGTAACAAGTGGTAACATAACCGTTATGGTGGATGATATGTCTCTCCTGGAAATTGCTACTACCGGCAGCAATTCAGAGCACGTCTTGGACTTCCTGCACTATTGCCACACCTTAAGTTCTGAAAGC AATTGTTCATTGGTCATTCTCAATCATGAAGATATATACGCGAGTATGGAGAGACCTGCGTTTTTGCTACAGATGGTGTGTCTTGCAGATGTTGTGATAAAGGCAGGGCCTTTAGCCTCTGGTTTAGCTAATGATGTACATGGCCAA TTGACTGTTTTGAACAAGGGCATAAGCAATTCAGGACGAGGTAGCTCGAGGAACAAGTTGCAGAATTTTCAATTTAGGATCAAGGAAAATGGTATCGATTATTTTTATCCTGGCTGCAGAAGCTGTTGA
- the LOC104707297 gene encoding elongator complex protein 6 isoform X1 — MDRSVNLLDLALGFDEQQLANQSPLNGKVVLIEDCVETSGSFVLHQLMKRVLSPNSSDALIVLAFARPFSHYDRILRKLGCNLAAHKTNNRLVFFDMLMVKCSDIFLADGDKVEDNVSAVAKLFREIQETVRKLQSVTSGNITVMVDDMSLLEIATTGSNSEHVLDFLHYCHTLSSESNCSLVILNHEDIYASMERPAFLLQMVCLADVVIKAGPLASGLANDVHGQLTVLNKGISNSGRGSSRNKLQNFQFRIKENGIDYFYPGCRSC, encoded by the exons AGCAGCTAGCCAATCAATCGCCACTAAATGGGAAAGTAGTACTAATCGAAGACTGTGTAGAGACGAGTGGCTCGTTCGTGCTTCACCAGCTGATGAAACGTGTTCTCTCCCCTAATTCCTCTGACGCCCTAATCGTTCTCGCTTTTGCTCGCCCTTTCTCTCATTATGATCGAATCTTGCGTAAACTG GGATGTAATTTAGCTGCCCACAAGACGAATAATCGATTGGTGTTCTTTGACATGCTCATGGTTAAGTGCTCAG ATATCTTTTTAGCAGATGGTGATAAAGTGGAAGACAATGTGAGTGCAGTTGCAAAACTGTTTCGAGAGATACAAGAAACCGTTCGAAAGCTACAGAGTGTAACAAGTGGTAACATAACCGTTATGGTGGATGATATGTCTCTCCTGGAAATTGCTACTACCGGCAGCAATTCAGAGCACGTCTTGGACTTCCTGCACTATTGCCACACCTTAAGTTCTGAAAGC AATTGTTCATTGGTCATTCTCAATCATGAAGATATATACGCGAGTATGGAGAGACCTGCGTTTTTGCTACAGATGGTGTGTCTTGCAGATGTTGTGATAAAGGCAGGGCCTTTAGCCTCTGGTTTAGCTAATGATGTACATGGCCAA TTGACTGTTTTGAACAAGGGCATAAGCAATTCAGGACGAGGTAGCTCGAGGAACAAGTTGCAGAATTTTCAATTTAGGATCAAGGAAAATGGTATCGATTATTTTTATCCTGGCTGCAGAAGCTGTTGA